In Pseudomonas fakonensis, one DNA window encodes the following:
- a CDS encoding OmpP1/FadL family transporter, giving the protein MKKAMLKTSLGVAVAVASSQLFASGFALNEQSISGMGTGFAGRSSSAEDASTVYGNPAGMSRLKREQITVGAAAVIAKSDISGPGSSKGGETDGDMVPFVGVPMGYYVKPLDDNWSVGFGVYVPFGLVTDYGSDDAARYWGKKSHVQVITFQPTVSYAFNDKVSIGFGPTINRIEGELGSNLASISPLAPTDGEVKIKGDDTAVGYNIGILVQATDRTRLGLTYHSMVDYKLEGKTKINYPLLGLNDRKFDASLKIKTPESVDFSVTHELDDRWTLFAGSTWTRWSRLENITVNNEGTSGASAQFGTITEEQNWHDTWAHAIGASYKVNKEWVLRTGFSVDQSPTNNHDRSPRIPTGDRKIFSLGAGWSPSDDLTIDMAYSYLWEEDTKVNNQPDSAIENALKGSYQAKYKNSAHGLGASLTYRF; this is encoded by the coding sequence ATGAAAAAAGCAATGCTCAAGACCTCCCTCGGCGTCGCAGTTGCGGTCGCTTCCAGCCAACTGTTCGCCAGCGGTTTCGCGCTGAACGAACAAAGCATCAGCGGCATGGGGACAGGTTTCGCGGGTCGTTCTTCTTCTGCCGAAGATGCCAGCACCGTGTATGGCAACCCTGCGGGTATGTCACGCCTCAAGCGCGAGCAGATCACCGTGGGCGCCGCTGCCGTAATCGCCAAGTCCGATATCTCGGGCCCGGGCAGCAGCAAAGGGGGGGAAACCGACGGCGACATGGTCCCGTTCGTCGGTGTGCCCATGGGCTACTACGTCAAACCACTGGACGATAACTGGAGCGTCGGTTTCGGCGTTTACGTGCCGTTCGGCCTGGTGACCGACTACGGCAGCGACGACGCCGCCCGCTACTGGGGCAAGAAAAGCCACGTTCAGGTCATCACCTTCCAGCCAACCGTCAGCTACGCCTTCAACGACAAGGTGTCGATCGGTTTCGGCCCGACCATCAACCGCATCGAAGGTGAACTGGGCTCGAACCTGGCAAGCATCTCGCCACTGGCTCCTACCGATGGCGAAGTGAAAATCAAGGGTGACGACACTGCCGTCGGCTACAACATCGGTATTCTGGTGCAAGCCACCGACCGCACCCGCCTGGGCCTGACCTACCACTCGATGGTGGACTACAAGCTCGAGGGCAAGACCAAGATCAACTACCCGTTGCTGGGCTTGAACGACCGCAAGTTCGACGCCAGCCTGAAGATCAAGACCCCCGAGTCGGTAGATTTCTCGGTTACACACGAACTGGATGACCGCTGGACCTTGTTCGCAGGCAGCACCTGGACCCGCTGGAGCCGCCTGGAAAACATCACGGTCAACAACGAAGGCACCTCGGGCGCGTCCGCTCAGTTCGGTACCATCACCGAAGAGCAGAACTGGCACGACACCTGGGCCCACGCCATCGGTGCGTCGTACAAGGTCAACAAGGAGTGGGTGCTGCGTACCGGCTTCTCGGTCGACCAGTCGCCAACCAACAACCACGACCGCTCTCCGCGCATCCCTACTGGCGATCGCAAGATCTTCAGCCTCGGTGCCGGCTGGAGCCCATCGGATGACCTGACCATCGACATGGCCTATTCCTACCTGTGGGAAGAGGATACCAAGGTCAACAACCAGCCTGACAGCGCGATCGAGAATGCGCTCAAGGGCAGCTACCAGGCCAAGTACAAAAACAGCGCCCACGGCCTGGGTGCTTCGCTGACCTACCGCTTCTAA
- a CDS encoding TDT family transporter has translation MPCTQPRAATWRPLSQLAHPREVIRQFTPNWFAATMGTGVLALAFHQLNIPLLDSLAEGLWWLTIGLFSLFCVLYGARWVLFFDEARRIFAHSTVSMFFGTIPMGLATILNGALVFGLGRWGEAVVPWVHALWWLDVGLALLCGVAIPYLMFTRQEHSIDQMTAVWLLPVVAAEVAAASGGLLAPHLADAHQQFQVVITSYVMWAVSLPVAFSILTILMLRMALHKLPPANMAASSWLALGPIGTGALGMLVLGADAPAVFAANGLGGLGEVARGLGLVAGIVLWGAGLWWLLTAVLITLRYMRQGMPFNLGWWGFTFPLGVYCLATLKLAAWLGLGFFTVFGQVLVVALAMLWALVASRTLRGAWRGELFVSPCIAQR, from the coding sequence ATGCCCTGCACCCAGCCCCGCGCTGCAACCTGGCGCCCGCTCAGCCAACTGGCCCACCCCCGTGAAGTGATTCGCCAGTTCACCCCCAACTGGTTCGCTGCGACCATGGGCACCGGCGTACTGGCGCTGGCCTTCCACCAATTGAACATCCCGCTGCTGGACAGCCTGGCCGAAGGCCTGTGGTGGCTGACCATCGGCCTGTTCAGCCTGTTCTGCGTGCTGTACGGCGCGCGCTGGGTGCTGTTTTTCGACGAGGCGCGGCGCATTTTCGCCCACTCCACCGTGTCGATGTTCTTCGGCACCATCCCCATGGGCCTTGCCACCATTCTCAATGGTGCGCTGGTGTTCGGCCTGGGGCGCTGGGGCGAGGCCGTGGTGCCCTGGGTGCACGCCCTTTGGTGGCTGGACGTGGGCCTGGCGCTGCTGTGCGGCGTGGCCATTCCGTACCTGATGTTCACCCGCCAGGAGCACAGCATCGACCAGATGACCGCCGTATGGCTGTTGCCGGTGGTGGCGGCAGAAGTGGCTGCCGCCAGTGGCGGCCTGCTGGCGCCGCACCTGGCCGATGCGCACCAGCAGTTTCAGGTGGTCATCACCAGTTACGTGATGTGGGCCGTTTCCCTGCCGGTGGCGTTCAGCATCCTGACCATCCTCATGCTGCGCATGGCCCTGCACAAACTGCCACCGGCCAACATGGCCGCCTCCAGCTGGCTGGCCCTGGGGCCGATCGGCACCGGCGCGCTGGGCATGCTGGTGCTTGGCGCCGATGCGCCGGCGGTATTCGCCGCCAATGGCCTGGGCGGCCTCGGCGAGGTGGCCCGCGGCCTGGGCCTGGTGGCCGGTATCGTGCTGTGGGGGGCGGGGCTGTGGTGGTTGCTTACCGCCGTGCTGATCACCCTGCGCTACATGCGTCAGGGCATGCCGTTCAACCTCGGCTGGTGGGGCTTTACCTTCCCGTTGGGTGTGTACTGCCTGGCTACCCTGAAGCTGGCCGCCTGGCTGGGGCTGGGGTTCTTCACCGTGTTCGGCCAGGTGCTGGTGGTGGCGCTGGCCATGCTCTGGGCACTGGTGGCCAGCCGTACCCTGCGCGGGGCGTGGCGTGGCGAGCTGTTCGTGTCGCCATGCATCGCCCAGCGCTGA
- a CDS encoding MFS transporter, with protein sequence MLAALKGYPNPVRLLLFTTFTLTMARAITLPYLVVYLSAHMGLAIAQVGLLVGGAMFVASALSLYGGHLVDTLRNHTLIVTCTLLFALAFVGILASPSALPFFACLVLAYLAQTVVDIAAKAGFCALLPEAQRGEVFAIKYTFNNIAWATGPMLGVLLIELNDHLPFIVSALIGLALGLAYQQLGQRGLSAPAADEPAAGFAQVAVGLLRDRRLVCFTLGGVLSAVVFGQFTAYLSQYLVVTTQDPAQVARLAGYLVTTNAVTVIALQYLIGRRIARQHLMPWLMAGMALFVAGLLGFSVASSVPAWCLAMLVFTLGEIIVIPAEFMFIDLIAPEPLRGVYYGAQNLSNLGAGLGPMLMGAALGWMAPQGVFYLLIGSVVMAAVFYWLGTRRGH encoded by the coding sequence ATGCTTGCCGCACTCAAGGGCTACCCCAACCCGGTACGCCTGCTGTTGTTCACCACCTTCACCCTGACCATGGCCCGGGCGATCACCCTGCCCTACCTGGTGGTCTACCTGTCGGCGCACATGGGCCTGGCAATCGCCCAGGTCGGCCTGCTGGTGGGTGGCGCCATGTTTGTGGCCTCGGCGTTGTCGCTGTACGGCGGGCACCTGGTCGACACCCTGCGCAACCACACCCTGATCGTCACCTGCACGCTGCTGTTCGCCCTGGCATTTGTCGGCATTCTGGCCAGCCCCTCGGCGCTGCCGTTCTTTGCCTGCCTGGTGCTGGCCTACCTTGCGCAAACGGTGGTGGACATCGCCGCCAAGGCCGGCTTCTGTGCCCTGCTGCCAGAGGCGCAGCGCGGCGAGGTGTTCGCCATCAAGTACACCTTCAACAACATTGCCTGGGCCACCGGGCCGATGCTCGGGGTGCTGCTGATCGAGCTGAACGACCACCTGCCCTTCATAGTGTCGGCGCTGATCGGCCTGGCCCTGGGCCTGGCCTACCAGCAGTTGGGCCAGCGCGGCCTGTCGGCCCCGGCAGCCGATGAGCCGGCGGCGGGCTTCGCCCAGGTGGCGGTGGGCCTGCTGCGTGACCGGCGCCTGGTGTGCTTCACCCTGGGTGGGGTGCTCAGCGCGGTGGTGTTCGGCCAGTTCACGGCCTACCTGTCGCAGTACCTGGTGGTCACCACCCAGGACCCGGCGCAGGTGGCGCGCCTGGCCGGCTACCTGGTGACCACCAACGCGGTCACGGTAATCGCCCTGCAGTACCTGATCGGCCGGCGCATTGCCCGCCAGCACCTGATGCCCTGGCTGATGGCCGGGATGGCGCTGTTCGTTGCGGGCTTGCTGGGGTTTTCCGTGGCCAGCTCGGTGCCGGCCTGGTGCCTGGCCATGCTGGTGTTCACCTTGGGCGAGATCATCGTCATCCCGGCGGAGTTCATGTTCATCGACCTGATCGCGCCGGAGCCGCTGCGCGGCGTTTACTATGGCGCGCAGAACCTGTCCAACCTCGGTGCGGGGCTGGGGCCGATGCTGATGGGCGCGGCATTGGGGTGGATGGCGCCGCAGGGGGTGTTCTACCTGCTGATAGGGTCGGTGGTGATGGCGGCGGTGTTCTATTGGCTGGGGACGCGGCGGGGGCATTAG
- a CDS encoding LysR family transcriptional regulator — protein MDLLNAIRSFIKVVEAGSIAGGARALGLSPAAVSQNLARLEAHLQVRLLSRTTRSMALTPAGSLYYERVSHIERDLAMAEQAVTTPGSEPQGRLCIATTSAFGRHVLAPLIPAFAARYPLLSIELVMTDRKVNHAREDVDVSLRITPQLEDHLLARHIARIPFICCASPGYLATAGRPATPEALREHRCLVFRYPVDGRFLTWGFMRDELRFEAQFGPVLISDDVDALTQMALNDGGITRLAEFIVRPHLDAGRLVPLFEYSSNAEAYARTEPMDIYLCLADRFAMTAKVRAFTDYLQQALGGRWPVQA, from the coding sequence ATGGACCTGCTCAACGCCATTCGCAGTTTCATCAAGGTGGTCGAGGCCGGCAGCATCGCCGGCGGTGCCCGCGCATTGGGCTTGAGCCCGGCAGCGGTGAGCCAGAACCTGGCGCGGCTGGAGGCGCACCTGCAGGTGCGCCTGTTGTCGCGCACCACCCGCAGCATGGCCCTGACGCCGGCCGGTAGCCTGTACTACGAACGCGTAAGCCATATCGAGCGCGACCTGGCCATGGCCGAGCAGGCGGTGACCACCCCTGGCAGCGAGCCCCAGGGCCGGCTGTGCATCGCTACCACTTCAGCCTTTGGCCGGCATGTGCTGGCGCCGCTGATCCCGGCGTTCGCTGCGCGTTACCCGCTGCTTTCGATAGAGTTGGTGATGACTGACCGCAAGGTGAACCATGCCCGCGAAGACGTCGATGTCAGCCTGCGTATCACCCCGCAGCTGGAAGACCACCTGCTGGCCCGGCATATCGCCCGCATTCCCTTTATCTGCTGCGCCTCGCCCGGCTACCTGGCAACCGCAGGCAGGCCTGCCACACCCGAAGCGTTGCGTGAGCACCGCTGCCTGGTATTCCGCTACCCGGTGGACGGCCGCTTTCTCACCTGGGGCTTCATGCGTGACGAATTGCGTTTCGAGGCGCAGTTCGGCCCGGTATTGATCAGTGACGATGTCGATGCCTTGACCCAGATGGCGCTCAATGACGGCGGCATCACCCGCCTGGCCGAGTTCATCGTCCGCCCGCACCTGGACGCCGGCCGGCTGGTGCCGCTTTTCGAGTACAGCAGCAATGCCGAGGCTTATGCGCGCACCGAGCCGATGGACATCTACCTGTGCCTGGCCGACCGTTTCGCCATGACCGCCAAGGTGCGGGCGTTCACCGATTACCTGCAGCAGGCCCTAGGCGGGCGTTGGCCCGTGCAGGCATGA
- a CDS encoding LemA family protein — MDWIAIILLAAIIIVPLIVMMHYNGIIGDHNRAQRAWADVLTYERQKSKVLDALQEQARLYREHEQTVLGDITRLRSAIAELPHQADGQALAAAEAATHSLLGGLRVAFEAYPELKASEVVNNLMREIAEQQENVGAAIVIFNSEVERFNNGIEMFPGSLINNNMNKKSPITPFTDFQAAAAFDYKPNF, encoded by the coding sequence ATGGACTGGATCGCCATCATCCTGCTGGCCGCAATCATCATCGTGCCGCTGATCGTCATGATGCATTACAACGGCATCATCGGTGACCACAACCGCGCGCAGCGGGCCTGGGCCGACGTGCTGACCTACGAACGGCAGAAGTCCAAGGTGCTCGACGCCCTGCAGGAGCAAGCTCGCCTGTACCGCGAACACGAACAGACCGTACTGGGCGACATCACCCGCCTGCGCAGCGCCATCGCCGAGCTGCCGCACCAGGCCGATGGCCAGGCCCTGGCCGCCGCCGAAGCGGCCACCCACTCGCTGCTGGGCGGCCTGCGCGTGGCTTTCGAGGCCTACCCGGAACTCAAGGCCTCGGAAGTGGTGAACAACCTGATGCGCGAAATCGCCGAGCAGCAGGAAAACGTCGGCGCCGCCATCGTGATCTTCAACAGCGAGGTGGAGCGTTTCAACAACGGCATCGAGATGTTCCCCGGCTCGCTGATCAACAACAACATGAACAAGAAGTCGCCGATCACCCCGTTCACCGACTTCCAGGCTGCCGCCGCCTTCGACTACAAGCCCAATTTCTGA
- a CDS encoding DUF2798 domain-containing protein: MTELSSTRSRRKLRPAATPYVFAFYMSAIMALLMCFVITAANAGIDAQYLHNVLKAYQLAMPVAFVCVLMVRPVVVRLVALTVHPH; the protein is encoded by the coding sequence ATGACCGAACTGTCTTCCACCCGTAGCCGGCGCAAGCTGCGCCCGGCCGCCACGCCGTACGTGTTCGCCTTCTACATGTCGGCGATCATGGCGCTGCTGATGTGCTTCGTAATCACCGCCGCCAATGCCGGCATCGATGCCCAGTACCTGCACAACGTGCTCAAGGCCTACCAGCTGGCGATGCCGGTGGCCTTCGTCTGTGTACTGATGGTGCGGCCGGTGGTAGTGCGTTTGGTGGCGCTCACCGTGCACCCGCACTAG
- the rmuC gene encoding DNA recombination protein RmuC codes for MLEERLGSAQLAQEGLQAQLDATRDEISDLSEANTLKQTQLAAQGRELELLQIDRDNARDAAHAWHLERANREAELRRLEAQTARLEAELREQQDSHQQRLEDLQEARDTLRAQFAELAGKIFDEREQRFAQTSQQHLGQLLDPLKERIQAFEKRVEESYQQEARERFSLSKELERLQQLNLRLSDEATNLTQALKGQKTQGNWGELILERVLEHAGLEKGREYQTQVSLKSADGERFQPDVLIMLPGDKQVVVDAKVSLTAYQQFVAGNDENALKQHVQSLRNHVKGLSSKDYNRLDGLHSLDFVLLFVPIEAAFSAALQAEPNLFQEAFDRQIVIVSPTTLLATLRVIDSLWKQERQSQNAREIAERAGWLYDKFVLFIQDLDELGSRLQQVDKAYAAARNKLCEGRGNLVSRSEQLKLLGARASKSLPAELIERALSDEVLTEPGSDAD; via the coding sequence CTGCTCGAAGAGCGTCTGGGCAGCGCCCAGCTGGCCCAGGAAGGCCTGCAGGCGCAACTGGACGCCACCCGCGACGAGATCAGCGACCTCAGCGAAGCCAACACCCTCAAGCAGACCCAGCTGGCCGCCCAGGGCCGCGAGCTGGAGCTGCTGCAGATCGACCGTGACAACGCCCGCGACGCCGCCCACGCCTGGCACCTCGAACGCGCCAACCGCGAAGCCGAGCTGCGCCGCCTCGAGGCTCAGACGGCGCGCCTGGAAGCCGAACTGCGTGAGCAGCAGGACAGCCACCAGCAGCGCCTTGAAGACCTGCAAGAAGCCCGCGACACCCTGCGCGCGCAGTTCGCCGAGCTGGCCGGCAAGATCTTCGACGAGCGCGAACAGCGCTTCGCCCAGACCAGCCAGCAGCACCTGGGCCAACTGCTCGACCCACTCAAGGAGCGCATCCAGGCTTTCGAAAAGCGCGTCGAGGAAAGCTACCAGCAAGAAGCCCGCGAGCGCTTCTCGCTGAGCAAGGAGCTCGAGCGCCTGCAACAGCTCAACCTGCGCCTGTCCGACGAAGCCACCAACCTCACCCAGGCGCTCAAGGGCCAGAAAACCCAGGGCAATTGGGGCGAACTGATCCTCGAACGGGTGCTGGAGCACGCAGGCCTTGAGAAGGGTCGCGAATACCAGACCCAGGTCAGCCTGAAAAGCGCCGACGGCGAGCGTTTCCAGCCCGATGTGCTGATCATGCTGCCCGGCGACAAGCAGGTGGTGGTGGATGCCAAGGTCAGCCTTACTGCCTACCAGCAGTTCGTCGCAGGCAACGACGAAAACGCCCTGAAGCAGCACGTGCAGTCGCTGCGCAACCATGTGAAGGGCCTGTCGAGCAAGGACTATAACCGCCTCGATGGCCTGCACAGCCTGGATTTCGTGCTGCTGTTCGTGCCCATCGAGGCGGCCTTCTCGGCGGCACTGCAGGCCGAGCCGAACCTGTTCCAGGAAGCCTTCGACCGGCAGATCGTGATCGTCAGCCCCACCACCTTGCTGGCCACCCTGCGGGTGATCGACAGCCTGTGGAAGCAGGAGCGGCAAAGCCAGAACGCCCGCGAAATCGCCGAACGGGCCGGCTGGCTCTACGACAAGTTCGTGCTGTTCATCCAGGACCTGGACGAGCTGGGCAGCCGCCTGCAGCAGGTGGATAAAGCCTACGCTGCGGCGCGCAACAAGCTCTGTGAAGGGCGCGGCAACCTGGTCAGCCGCAGCGAGCAGCTGAAATTGCTCGGCGCCCGGGCCAGCAAGAGCCTGCCGGCCGAGCTGATCGAGCGCGCGCTCAGTGACGAAGTGCTTACTGAACCAGGCTCAGATGCCGATTGA
- a CDS encoding hybrid sensor histidine kinase/response regulator, protein MSLSSGLIAVVALAYMAIMFAIAFYGDRRSTPLPPRLRAWVYSLSLAVYCTSWTFFGAVGQAAEQLWAFLPIYLGPILLLIFAPWVLQKMVLISKQQNITSIADFIAARYGKSQTLAVVVALICLVGVLPYIALQLKGIVLGVNLLIGANADATGTRVQDTALVVSLVLALFAIVFGTRSLDVTEHHRGMVLAIAFESLVKLLAFLAVGAFVVFNLYDGFDDLFTQARQSVHLDSYWQETINWPSMVVQTAVAMMAIICLPRQFHVTVVENIEPQDMRLARWVFPMYLALAALFVVPIALAGQMLLPGTVISDSFVISLPLAEAHPSLALLAFIGGASAATGMVIVEAVALSTMVSNDMLLPWLLRRNNAERPFEAFRHWMLSVRRVTIVVILLLAYVSYRLLGSTASLATIGQIAFAAVTQLTPAMLGALYWKQANRRGVFAGLAAGIFLWFYTLVLPIAAHSVGWPLELFPGLAWLHGNPLGLPITPLTQGVVLSLAGNFTLFAWVSILSRTRVSEHWQAGAFIGQQTSARPSSKPLLAVQIDDLLNLAARFVGEERARQSFIRFAYRQGKGFNPNQNADGDWIEHTERLLAGVLGTSSTRAVVKAAIEGREMQLEDVVRIADEASEVLQFNRALLQGAIENINQGISVVDQNLHLVAWNRRYLELFNYPEGLISVGRPIADIIRYNAERGLCGPGEAQVHVARRLHWMRQGRAHSSERLFPNGRVIELIGNPMPGGGFVMSFTDITPFREAEQALRDANEGLEQRVAERTHELSQLNQALSEAKSRAEAVSQSKTRFLAAVSHDLMQPLNAARLFSAALSQQAEGMNDEAQQLVQHMDSSLRSAEELISDLLDISRLENGKITPDVKAFALNDLFDTLGAEFKVLAAEKGLAFRLRGSRLRVDSDMKLLRRVLQNFLTNALRYGKGPILLGARRQGGQLWLEVWDRGPGIADDKLQVIFQEFKRLDSHQTRAEKGLGLGLAIADGLCRVLGHPLEVRSWPGKGSVFRVGVPIARCKAPVAPAPVEQAGQPLAGLQVLCVDNEDSILIGMNSLLSRWGCQVSTARNQAECEALLAKGLRPHLALVDYHLDDGETGTGLMGWLRARLGEPVPGVVISADGRNETIAMVHAAGLDYLAKPVKPAALRALLNRHLSLVQ, encoded by the coding sequence ATGTCGTTGTCCAGCGGGCTGATCGCCGTGGTCGCCCTGGCCTATATGGCCATCATGTTCGCCATCGCCTTCTACGGCGACCGCCGTAGCACGCCGCTGCCGCCGCGCCTGCGTGCCTGGGTGTACAGCCTGTCGCTGGCGGTGTACTGCACCAGCTGGACCTTCTTCGGCGCGGTTGGCCAGGCCGCCGAGCAACTGTGGGCGTTTTTACCGATTTACCTGGGGCCGATCCTGCTGCTGATCTTCGCGCCCTGGGTGCTGCAAAAGATGGTGCTGATCAGCAAGCAGCAGAACATCACCTCCATCGCCGACTTCATCGCCGCCCGCTACGGCAAGTCGCAGACACTCGCCGTGGTGGTGGCGCTGATCTGCCTGGTGGGCGTGCTGCCCTACATCGCCCTGCAGCTCAAGGGCATCGTGCTGGGGGTGAACCTGTTGATCGGCGCCAACGCCGATGCCACCGGCACCCGGGTGCAGGACACCGCGCTGGTGGTGTCGCTGGTGCTGGCGCTGTTCGCCATCGTGTTCGGTACCCGCAGCCTGGACGTCACCGAGCACCACCGTGGCATGGTGCTGGCGATCGCCTTCGAATCCCTGGTCAAGCTACTGGCGTTTCTGGCAGTGGGCGCCTTCGTGGTGTTCAACCTGTACGACGGCTTCGACGACCTGTTCACCCAGGCGCGCCAGTCGGTGCACCTGGACAGCTACTGGCAGGAAACCATCAACTGGCCGTCGATGGTGGTGCAGACCGCCGTGGCGATGATGGCGATCATCTGCCTGCCGCGGCAGTTCCACGTCACCGTGGTGGAGAACATCGAGCCCCAGGACATGCGCCTGGCACGCTGGGTGTTCCCCATGTACCTGGCCCTGGCTGCATTGTTTGTGGTGCCGATTGCCCTGGCCGGGCAGATGCTGCTGCCGGGCACGGTGATTTCCGACTCGTTCGTGATCAGCCTGCCGCTGGCCGAGGCGCATCCGAGCCTGGCGCTGCTGGCGTTCATCGGCGGCGCCTCGGCCGCCACCGGTATGGTCATCGTCGAGGCCGTGGCGCTGTCGACCATGGTTTCCAACGACATGCTGCTGCCCTGGCTGCTGCGGCGCAACAACGCCGAGCGGCCGTTCGAGGCGTTCCGCCACTGGATGCTGTCGGTGCGCCGGGTGACCATCGTGGTCATCCTGCTGCTGGCGTATGTGAGCTACCGCCTGCTGGGCTCTACCGCCAGCCTTGCCACCATCGGCCAGATCGCCTTTGCCGCGGTGACCCAACTGACCCCGGCCATGCTCGGCGCGCTGTACTGGAAGCAGGCCAACCGCCGCGGCGTGTTCGCGGGTCTGGCGGCGGGTATTTTCCTGTGGTTCTACACCCTGGTGCTGCCGATCGCCGCCCACAGTGTCGGCTGGCCGCTGGAGCTGTTCCCGGGCCTGGCCTGGCTGCACGGCAACCCGCTGGGGCTGCCGATCACCCCGCTGACCCAGGGCGTGGTGCTGTCGCTGGCGGGCAACTTCACGCTGTTCGCCTGGGTGTCGATTTTGTCGCGCACACGGGTGTCGGAGCACTGGCAGGCCGGCGCCTTCATCGGCCAGCAGACCAGCGCCCGGCCCAGCAGCAAGCCGCTGCTGGCGGTGCAGATCGACGACCTGCTCAACCTGGCGGCGCGTTTCGTCGGTGAGGAACGCGCGCGGCAGAGCTTCATTCGCTTTGCCTACCGCCAGGGCAAGGGCTTCAACCCCAACCAGAACGCCGACGGCGACTGGATCGAGCACACCGAACGGCTGCTGGCCGGCGTGCTCGGCACCTCCTCCACCCGCGCAGTGGTCAAGGCGGCCATCGAAGGCCGCGAGATGCAGCTCGAAGACGTGGTGCGCATCGCCGACGAAGCCAGCGAGGTGCTGCAGTTCAACCGTGCGCTGCTGCAGGGGGCCATCGAGAACATCAACCAGGGCATCAGCGTGGTCGACCAGAACCTGCACCTGGTGGCCTGGAACCGCCGTTACCTGGAGCTGTTCAACTACCCCGAAGGGCTGATCAGCGTCGGCCGGCCGATTGCCGACATCATCCGCTACAACGCCGAACGCGGCCTGTGCGGCCCGGGCGAGGCCCAGGTGCATGTGGCGCGGCGTCTGCACTGGATGCGCCAAGGCCGGGCGCACTCCTCCGAGCGCTTGTTCCCCAACGGCCGGGTGATCGAGCTGATCGGCAACCCCATGCCCGGCGGCGGCTTCGTCATGAGCTTCACCGACATCACCCCGTTCCGCGAGGCCGAACAGGCCCTGCGCGATGCCAACGAGGGGCTGGAGCAACGAGTGGCCGAGCGTACCCACGAGCTGTCGCAACTCAACCAGGCACTCAGCGAGGCGAAGAGCCGCGCCGAGGCGGTGAGCCAGTCCAAGACCCGCTTCCTGGCTGCCGTGAGCCACGACCTGATGCAGCCGCTGAACGCCGCGCGACTGTTCTCCGCCGCGCTGTCGCAGCAGGCCGAGGGCATGAACGACGAGGCCCAGCAACTGGTGCAGCACATGGACAGTTCGCTGCGCTCGGCTGAAGAGCTGATCAGCGACCTCTTGGATATCTCGCGCCTGGAAAACGGCAAGATCACCCCGGACGTGAAGGCCTTCGCCCTCAACGATTTGTTCGACACCCTGGGCGCCGAGTTCAAGGTACTGGCCGCCGAGAAGGGCCTGGCCTTCCGCCTGCGCGGCAGCCGCCTGCGGGTGGACAGCGACATGAAGCTGCTGCGCCGGGTACTGCAGAACTTCCTCACCAACGCCCTGCGCTATGGCAAGGGGCCGATCTTGCTGGGCGCACGGCGCCAGGGCGGGCAACTGTGGCTGGAGGTGTGGGACCGTGGCCCGGGCATCGCCGACGACAAGCTGCAGGTGATCTTCCAGGAGTTCAAGCGCCTGGACAGCCACCAGACCCGCGCCGAAAAGGGCCTGGGCCTGGGCCTGGCGATCGCCGATGGCCTGTGCCGGGTGCTTGGCCACCCGCTCGAGGTGCGCTCGTGGCCGGGCAAGGGCAGCGTGTTCCGCGTCGGTGTACCGATCGCCCGCTGCAAAGCCCCGGTGGCGCCTGCGCCAGTGGAGCAGGCCGGGCAGCCGCTGGCCGGCTTGCAGGTGCTGTGCGTGGACAACGAAGACAGCATCCTGATCGGCATGAACAGCCTGCTCAGCCGCTGGGGCTGCCAGGTGTCCACCGCACGCAACCAAGCCGAGTGCGAGGCGCTGCTGGCCAAGGGCCTGCGCCCGCACCTGGCGCTGGTGGACTACCACCTGGACGACGGCGAGACCGGCACCGGGCTGATGGGCTGGCTACGGGCGCGCCTGGGCGAGCCGGTACCGGGGGTGGTGATCAGTGCCGACGGGCGCAACGAAACCATCGCCATGGTGCATGCCGCAGGCCTGGACTACCTGGCCAAGCCGGTCAAGCCGGCGGCCCTGCGTGCCCTGCTCAATCGGCATCTGAGCCTGGTTCAGTAA